Proteins from a genomic interval of Marmota flaviventris isolate mMarFla1 chromosome 8, mMarFla1.hap1, whole genome shotgun sequence:
- the LOC114093211 gene encoding LOW QUALITY PROTEIN: palmitoyltransferase ZDHHC19-like (The sequence of the model RefSeq protein was modified relative to this genomic sequence to represent the inferred CDS: substituted 1 base at 1 genomic stop codon), with amino-acid sequence MAVWVPTQKSSLVASVMISSQSITPPNEPPIESSWLKPSLFAAFSAMLLITISGIFFGFPCRWLAQHGQWEFAVVSGLLFLVSFCSLIFLNGSDPGILHRGSLEEDPNIQYIAXVNNMAFRLQWCSKCSFHRPPRSHHCPFCNICVEDFDHHCLWVNNCVGQRNFRVFVLLVVSLCLYLVVLLATILLFLIRTRHMPWSLDSAMAYPHTVPVLVLLLPVILLLMVQAVSVSKGKSFRNNNPFDQGCANNWYLTICMPVGPKYMSAAIWMQQEEGMEWDPEQGNPVHTQFSPQHSRQHRPTELPGPTSPTHRQGPPGSGEAAALQETSRSRIQCNYTRVFIAGSSLDSQPFPKQRSRVVSPNP; translated from the exons ATGGCAGTCTGGGTGCCAACCCAGAAGAGTTCGTTGGTGGCTTCAGTCATGATCTCTTCACAGAGTATCACGCCCCCAAATGAACCTCCGATCGAATCCTCATGGCTGAAACCAAGCCTGTTTGCAGCTTTTAGTGCAATGCTTCTTATTACAATAAGTGGCATCTTTTTCGGCTTCCC GTGCCGGTGGTTGGCTCAGCATGGGCAGTGGGAATTTGCTGTGGTTTCGGGCCTACTCTTTCTAGTGTCCTTCTGCAGCCTCATTTTCCTCAACGGGTCAGACCCAGGCATTTTACACAGAG GCTCCTTAGAAGAGGACCCCAACATTCAATACATAGCATGAGTGAACAATATGGCCTTCCGCCTGCAGTGGTGCTCAAAGTGTTCTTTCCATCGTCCACCCCGGAGCCACCACTGTCCCTTCTGTAATATCTGTGTGGAG GACTTTGATCACCACTGCCTGTGGGTAAACAATTGTGTCGGTCAAAGAAATTTCCGCGTATTCGTGCTGCTGGTGGTGTCCCTGTGCCTTTATCTGGTTGTTCTTCTGGCTACCATTTTGCTTTTCCTCATTCGTACAAGACACATGCCCTGGTCGCTGGACTCAGCCATGGCATATCCACACA CTGTACCGGTCTTGGTACTCCTGCTGCCTGTCATTCTGCTCCTGATGGTCCAGGCTGTGTCGGTGAGCAAG GGCAAATCATTCCGGAACAACAACCCCTTCGACCAGGGCTGTGCCAACAACTGGTATTTGACCATTTGTATGCCAGTGGGACCCAA GTACATGTCTGCAGCTATTTGGATGCAGCAGGAGGAAGGCATGGAGTGGGACCCTGAGCAAGGGAACCCAGTGCACACACAGTTCTCGCCACAACATTCCCGTCAACACCGTCCCACAGAGCTCCCTGGGCCCACATCTCCAACACATAGGCAGGGCCCCCCAGGGAGTGGCGAGGCTGCAGCTTTACAGGAG acctccaggagccgaatccagTGCAAttacacaagagtctttattgcaggCTCGAGCCTGGACTCTCAACCGTTTCCAAAGCAGCGGTCCCGAGTAGTGAGTCCCaacccttag